One Paraburkholderia caffeinilytica DNA segment encodes these proteins:
- a CDS encoding aldehyde dehydrogenase, producing the protein MTHIDTSLVPNGDIFIGGEWRQGRGNPYKSLYPADQSVNMEISTANADDAREAVEAADIAWRRADWSGLKPHQRALILYRIADLIMARHEALAQLQRRDNGKPIGETRVLVASAANTFRYFAACLETLDEEVTPSRGDYLTMSIYEPIGVIAAITPWNSPIASDAQKLAPALAGGNAVVLKPAEVTPLVSLALARICEEAGVPKGVISVVPGKGSVIGDVLVRHPLVKKVSFTGGTEVGRGIARIAADKLMPVSLELGGKSPTIVFDDADLDHAVNGVLYGIFSSSGEACIAGSRLFVQRSIYDAFMKRLAEGARKLRVGDPSRAETQMGPLITAAHRETVERYVALGLEEGGRLLCGGERPVGEGREQGTYFQPTILEGLTNEARICQEEIFGPVLVAMPFDDEASLLKEANNSVFGLAAGIWTRDYKRAYRIARALEAGTVWINTYKLFSISTPFSGWKESGMGREKGRLGIREYMQQKSLYWGLNDAPLAWAN; encoded by the coding sequence ATGACTCACATCGATACCAGCCTCGTACCAAACGGCGATATTTTTATCGGCGGCGAATGGCGGCAAGGGCGTGGCAATCCGTACAAAAGCCTGTATCCGGCGGATCAGTCGGTCAACATGGAAATCTCGACCGCCAACGCCGACGACGCCCGCGAAGCCGTCGAAGCCGCGGATATCGCCTGGCGCCGCGCGGATTGGTCGGGTCTGAAGCCGCATCAACGCGCGCTGATTCTGTATCGCATCGCCGATCTGATCATGGCGCGTCACGAAGCGCTTGCGCAATTGCAGCGCCGCGACAACGGCAAGCCGATCGGCGAAACGCGCGTGCTGGTGGCGAGCGCGGCGAACACCTTCCGCTACTTCGCGGCCTGCCTCGAAACGCTCGACGAGGAAGTCACGCCTTCGCGTGGCGACTATCTGACGATGAGTATTTATGAGCCGATCGGTGTGATCGCGGCGATCACGCCGTGGAATTCGCCGATTGCATCGGATGCGCAGAAACTGGCTCCGGCGCTGGCGGGTGGTAACGCCGTGGTGTTGAAGCCCGCTGAAGTCACGCCGTTGGTGTCGCTTGCATTGGCGCGTATCTGCGAAGAAGCCGGCGTGCCGAAGGGCGTAATCAGCGTGGTGCCGGGTAAAGGTTCTGTGATCGGCGACGTGTTGGTGCGGCATCCATTGGTGAAGAAAGTGTCGTTCACGGGCGGCACCGAAGTCGGCCGCGGAATCGCGCGCATCGCCGCGGACAAGCTGATGCCAGTCTCGCTCGAACTCGGCGGCAAGTCGCCGACCATCGTATTCGACGACGCCGATCTCGATCACGCCGTGAACGGCGTGCTGTACGGCATCTTCAGTTCGTCGGGTGAGGCATGCATCGCAGGCTCGCGCCTTTTCGTGCAGCGTTCGATTTACGACGCGTTCATGAAGCGTCTTGCGGAAGGCGCACGCAAGCTGCGCGTCGGCGATCCATCGCGTGCGGAAACGCAGATGGGTCCGCTCATTACGGCTGCCCATCGCGAAACCGTCGAACGGTATGTCGCTTTGGGCCTGGAAGAAGGCGGCCGCCTGCTGTGCGGCGGCGAGCGGCCGGTTGGCGAGGGTCGCGAACAGGGCACCTACTTCCAGCCGACGATTCTCGAAGGCCTCACGAACGAAGCCCGCATCTGCCAGGAAGAGATCTTCGGCCCGGTGCTGGTCGCGATGCCGTTCGACGACGAAGCCTCGCTGCTCAAAGAAGCCAATAACAGTGTGTTCGGCCTCGCCGCCGGCATCTGGACGCGCGACTACAAACGCGCTTACCGGATCGCTCGAGCGCTCGAAGCCGGCACCGTGTGGATCAATACCTACAAGCTGTTCTCGATTTCGACGCCGTTCAGCGGCTGGAAGGAGAGCGGCATGGGACGCGAGAAGGGCCGGCTCGGCATCCGCGAATACATGCAGCAGAAGAGCCTCTACTGGGGCTTGAACGACGCGCCGCTGGCGTGGGCGAACTAA
- a CDS encoding VOC family protein, translating to MTILGIEQIIYGVTDLATCRRFFADWGLKEVAHDETHARFETLNGCTILVIDANDPSLPPAFEEGPTLREVTWGVATKAELDELRGRFVGQPGHFETDDAVGCIDPNGMAIRVEVTRKRALDIHGSPSNVWGQTLRIDQPSPIYERAEPVEVGHVVFFTNQLAEQEKFYQELLGFEMSDRYPGRGAFMRCAPHGGHHDIFLLALPGGKRGLNHVAFTVRDIHEVFGGGMHISRCGWDTQLGPGRHPVSSAYFWYFQNPAGGLIEYYADEDQLTPEWQPRDFEPGPTVFAEWAIDGGIDGNTRRQKNAKAPEGKFMTERKND from the coding sequence ATGACGATTCTCGGCATTGAACAGATTATTTACGGCGTGACGGATCTCGCCACCTGTCGCCGCTTTTTCGCGGACTGGGGTTTGAAGGAAGTCGCGCATGACGAAACACACGCACGTTTCGAAACGCTGAACGGCTGCACGATTCTTGTGATCGACGCAAACGACCCGTCGCTGCCGCCCGCTTTCGAAGAAGGTCCGACGCTGCGTGAAGTGACGTGGGGTGTCGCAACGAAAGCGGAACTCGACGAACTGCGTGGCCGCTTTGTGGGTCAACCGGGCCACTTCGAAACGGACGACGCCGTGGGTTGTATCGATCCGAACGGCATGGCGATTCGCGTTGAAGTGACCCGCAAGCGTGCTTTGGATATCCACGGTTCACCGTCGAACGTGTGGGGTCAAACGCTGCGTATCGATCAACCGTCGCCAATTTACGAACGCGCCGAACCGGTCGAAGTGGGCCACGTCGTGTTCTTCACGAACCAACTCGCGGAACAGGAAAAGTTCTACCAGGAGCTGCTCGGCTTCGAAATGTCCGACCGTTATCCGGGCCGCGGCGCGTTCATGCGTTGCGCACCGCACGGCGGCCATCACGACATTTTCCTGCTGGCCTTGCCGGGCGGTAAGCGCGGTCTCAATCACGTGGCGTTCACCGTGCGCGATATCCACGAAGTGTTCGGCGGCGGTATGCATATCAGCCGCTGCGGTTGGGATACGCAACTCGGTCCGGGACGTCATCCGGTCTCGTCGGCTTACTTCTGGTACTTCCAGAATCCGGCCGGCGGCCTGATCGAGTACTACGCCGACGAAGACCAGCTCACGCCCGAATGGCAGCCACGCGATTTCGAACCGGGCCCGACCGTGTTCGCCGAATGGGCGATCGACGGCGGCATCGACGGCAATACACGTCGCCAGAAAAATGCGAAGGCGCCGGAAGGCAAGTTCATGACGGAGCGGAAAAATGACTGA
- a CDS encoding NAD(P)/FAD-dependent oxidoreductase — translation MTDAAAEKAQAAHAGLEAPRTIVVIGGGQAAGWVVKTLRKEGFDGRLVMIADEIHLPYERPPLSKAVLAGEADIETVRLVKPDDFDALNVEAWQPECATSIDREQCIVRTQSGREVQYDRLVIATGGAARRLPDALVKTSHLAYLRTLDEAVVLGERLRGSKRVLVVGGGWIGLEVAATARKLGVQATVVEGAPRLCARSLPPMVSDFLLQLHRENGVDVRLNASLVSIADHPNDANRIRATFANGSTLDADFAVAGIGLAPHTALAEAAGIKVDDGIVVDHFGATDDPRIFACGDVANHPSAWLKRRVRLESWANAQNQAISAAKALLGKFEPYADIPWFWSDQYDVNLQILGDIPGDAQLAIRGDLPGKRATLFHLEDSAIRGVIAINTPRELKLSRKWMNQGRTIDLATLTDASTALA, via the coding sequence ATGACTGACGCTGCTGCTGAAAAGGCGCAAGCCGCGCATGCCGGACTCGAAGCGCCGCGCACGATCGTTGTGATCGGCGGCGGTCAGGCGGCGGGTTGGGTCGTGAAGACGTTGCGCAAGGAAGGCTTCGACGGCCGCCTCGTGATGATCGCCGACGAGATCCATCTGCCGTATGAGCGGCCGCCGTTGTCGAAGGCCGTGCTTGCCGGTGAGGCGGATATCGAAACCGTGCGCCTCGTGAAACCGGACGATTTCGACGCGCTGAATGTCGAAGCATGGCAGCCGGAATGCGCGACGTCGATCGATCGCGAACAATGTATCGTGCGCACGCAGTCGGGCCGTGAAGTGCAATACGACCGGCTCGTGATTGCAACCGGCGGCGCGGCGCGCCGTTTGCCGGACGCGCTGGTGAAGACCTCGCACCTCGCCTATCTGCGTACGCTCGACGAAGCTGTCGTGCTTGGCGAACGGTTGCGCGGGAGCAAACGGGTGCTGGTGGTCGGCGGGGGATGGATCGGCCTCGAAGTCGCGGCGACGGCGCGCAAGCTCGGCGTGCAAGCGACGGTTGTGGAAGGCGCGCCACGTCTGTGCGCTCGCTCGTTGCCGCCGATGGTGTCGGATTTCCTGCTGCAACTGCATCGTGAGAATGGCGTGGACGTGCGTCTGAATGCGTCGCTCGTGTCGATTGCGGATCATCCGAACGACGCCAACCGCATCCGCGCAACGTTCGCCAACGGCTCGACACTGGACGCGGATTTCGCGGTCGCCGGCATCGGCCTCGCACCCCACACGGCGCTGGCGGAAGCCGCGGGTATCAAGGTGGACGACGGCATTGTCGTCGATCATTTCGGCGCGACCGACGATCCGCGCATCTTCGCATGCGGCGACGTCGCCAATCATCCGAGCGCTTGGCTCAAGCGCCGCGTGCGCCTTGAATCGTGGGCCAACGCGCAGAACCAGGCGATCTCGGCGGCAAAGGCTTTGCTCGGCAAGTTCGAACCGTATGCGGACATTCCGTGGTTCTGGTCCGACCAATATGACGTCAATCTGCAGATCCTCGGCGACATTCCAGGCGATGCGCAACTCGCCATACGCGGTGATCTGCCGGGCAAACGCGCCACGCTTTTCCATCTGGAAGACAGCGCGATTCGCGGTGTGATCGCCATCAATACGCCGCGCGAACTGAAACTGTCGCGCAAATGGATGAACCAGGGCCGGACGATCGACCTGGCCACCCTGACCGACGCCTCAACGGCGCTTGCCTAA
- a CDS encoding MFS transporter → MRTIDNTMGDRSSAGVSGPVTRGSIIARLERLPKNAMQVRARILIGLATFFDGFDVIAIAATLPILIAKWHLTPWEIGFLIGSGSVGQLIGAFVFPWYAERKGRVKAIALSSGIIGMTSIACGFAPTFAAFVVLRVIQGLGLGGELPVAATYINEISRAHGRGRFVLLYEIVFPVGLLASNALGAWIVPRFGWQAMYFIGGMPLILFFVLRKLVPESPRWLAERERMTDADTAVHAFERAVKGPLPPVANSAEFDALANRHPKRRMADLFGPAYLKRTMAVAMLWITCGFIQYGLSTWLPTIYRTVYHAPLQLALNLAVAASVLGVLGSLTCALLVDKVGRKPIINLSFVACALSLLLAGVFHNSSVYVVATCCAFSLGFLACGFITAYVYTPELYPTSIRAMGCGVGGAWLKVAAIFAPAIVSKTMIGGNLDVAFYILAAVPFIAAIAVHFLGIETKGKVLEQLEA, encoded by the coding sequence ATGAGAACCATCGACAACACCATGGGGGACCGCAGCAGCGCCGGTGTCTCAGGCCCCGTGACCCGGGGCTCGATCATCGCGCGTCTCGAGCGCTTGCCGAAGAATGCGATGCAGGTGCGCGCGCGCATCCTGATCGGCCTCGCGACGTTCTTCGACGGCTTCGACGTAATCGCGATCGCGGCCACGCTGCCGATCCTGATTGCGAAGTGGCATCTGACGCCGTGGGAAATCGGCTTTCTGATCGGCTCCGGTTCGGTCGGGCAGTTGATCGGCGCGTTCGTGTTCCCGTGGTATGCGGAGCGCAAGGGCCGCGTGAAGGCGATTGCGCTGAGCTCGGGGATCATCGGCATGACGAGTATTGCGTGCGGTTTTGCGCCGACCTTCGCGGCGTTTGTCGTGTTGCGTGTGATTCAGGGGCTTGGGCTCGGCGGTGAATTGCCCGTGGCCGCAACCTATATCAACGAGATCAGCCGTGCGCATGGGCGTGGCCGCTTCGTGCTGTTGTATGAAATCGTTTTTCCGGTTGGTTTGCTCGCTTCCAATGCATTAGGGGCGTGGATCGTGCCGCGCTTCGGCTGGCAGGCGATGTACTTTATCGGCGGCATGCCGTTGATTCTGTTCTTCGTGCTGCGCAAGCTGGTGCCGGAGTCACCGCGCTGGCTGGCCGAACGCGAACGGATGACCGATGCCGATACCGCGGTGCATGCTTTCGAGCGGGCTGTGAAAGGTCCGCTGCCGCCGGTTGCCAATTCGGCCGAGTTCGATGCGCTGGCCAATCGCCATCCGAAGCGCCGTATGGCCGATCTGTTCGGTCCGGCGTATCTGAAGCGCACGATGGCTGTTGCAATGCTTTGGATCACCTGCGGCTTCATTCAGTACGGCCTGTCGACCTGGCTGCCGACGATCTACCGCACGGTTTATCACGCGCCGCTGCAACTGGCGTTGAATCTGGCGGTAGCCGCCTCGGTGCTGGGCGTGCTGGGTTCGCTGACCTGTGCGTTGCTGGTCGACAAGGTGGGGCGTAAGCCGATCATTAACTTGTCGTTCGTGGCGTGTGCGCTGTCGTTGCTGTTGGCGGGTGTGTTCCACAATTCGTCTGTGTATGTGGTGGCGACGTGCTGCGCGTTTTCGCTCGGCTTCCTCGCTTGTGGCTTCATCACGGCGTATGTGTACACGCCGGAGCTGTATCCGACGAGTATCCGTGCGATGGGCTGCGGTGTGGGCGGCGCGTGGCTGAAGGTGGCGGCGATTTTTGCGCCGGCGATCGTTTCGAAGACGATGATCGGCGGCAATCTGGACGTGGCGTTTTATATTCTCGCGGCTGTGCCGTTTATCGCGGCGATCGCGGTGCACTTTCTTGGGATTGAGACCAAGGGCAAGGTGCTGGAGCAGCTCGAGGCTTGA
- a CDS encoding RHS repeat domain-containing protein has translation MPVMSAHADDIAYGYDALGRLTSVTVTGATAYYDYDAAGNITGIRREGAVSSVANAHHADGSPHSGAGALPDSVASAQAATR, from the coding sequence ATGCCTGTGATGTCTGCCCACGCCGATGATATCGCCTACGGGTACGACGCATTGGGCCGTCTCACGTCGGTCACGGTGACCGGCGCTACTGCGTACTACGACTACGACGCGGCGGGCAACATCACAGGGATTCGGCGGGAGGGGGCGGTGTCTTCGGTGGCCAATGCCCACCATGCTGATGGCTCGCCTCACTCCGGTGCCGGGGCACTGCCCGATTCAGTTGCTTCGGCGCAAGCCGCCACGCGCTAG
- a CDS encoding RHS repeat-associated core domain-containing protein, protein MRLIDALAARRALLRPFVLFFFVLISWFAAPHARAMECPMAYAKAGAFPTDPQCSLKAAAADFGGMGGYICGNPSTIAAYCGGASTDGVTVGPVPAEGAIAAEGDLPDGQPGGAGGCAADATAGCGGSTSGADPVNLFTGQFGLVAHDLHVADTIALDLARVYRSSTYDASGSPVAGVFGVGTTFAYDSHLVFSAADDRGVRSRVELYLPSGVRVPFTPRAGTTTAWDDLTSPGEYYRAGISGGSAGMTLTLRDGRVQQFAMVNGLYRLSRVQDRNGNAVVIARDSASGAITGITSPNGRKLTFTTVAGARGTRLVSRVTDPLNRQVSYTYDSQDRLTQVTDAGGGVWKYGWDSKSRLVSVTDPEGNLQVASTYDDNDRVVAQKLADGSTFGLAYTVTGGNVTKTEVTDRRGSIRRLEFDANGRVVRNTYPAGQPEQQVQTFTYDATGRVTNLTAGDRQYTYGYDGNGNRVSEADQFGTLIQRTFDSYSQLLTDAQAGDWQRGVATVYTYDTRGNLLTITDRLGNRTTQTNDSQGRPLTVTDALRGVTKFTYTGADLTSVTDPLNRTTQFTSDAVGRVTAVQDPLGNTTKRTLDALDRTTELTDALNGVTRFTWDRNGHLLSQADPKGVTTRYAYNAIGRPVSKTDPLGHNETYTWNSAGQLASVTDRRGQLRVYTYDAAGRLQSTYFMPDGNPKAKPVRSLGYSRDAFGRLQDTSDSGNDRAPGGTSAYYDSVTGKLSQWFDSSANQQGRVWFRYAADSRDLARIEMKDAVVTYSRDAGHRVTQIQYEVNGEAPRTFGYTYDALGRRSQATLANGMTAIYTWDAASQLTGITYKRADGSVLGDLTYGYDPGGRRTKAGGSLAKVDLPQAVNDAQYNAANQLTRWSGRTMAYDLNGNLASDGANQYSWNPQDLLAGMTGGVTASFSYDIFGRRRDQTVNGRRTQSFWLGDELAFTIADGDYAHRVRQFSPYPESGLDELTYRRIGDDAGQDRYVLRDGNNNVIALTDANQQSQTQYRFEPYGKTTPTGVADPNAQQYTGRENDGTGLYYYRNRYYSPQTGRFISEDPIGWASGQTNAYAYVNGNPVSNSDPYGLAPGDKWYGYNDRTFQRWAHGEKAIMGRAPNENFTKDDIRDLWDQWQQLGCPVPGSR, encoded by the coding sequence ATGCGACTCATCGATGCCCTCGCGGCGCGTCGCGCGCTGCTGCGCCCGTTCGTGCTGTTTTTCTTCGTGCTGATCTCGTGGTTCGCCGCACCGCATGCGCGCGCCATGGAATGTCCAATGGCCTACGCCAAAGCCGGCGCCTTTCCGACCGACCCGCAATGTTCACTGAAGGCGGCTGCGGCCGATTTCGGCGGCATGGGCGGCTACATCTGCGGCAACCCGTCGACCATTGCCGCGTATTGCGGCGGCGCTTCAACTGACGGCGTTACCGTCGGACCCGTGCCGGCCGAGGGCGCCATTGCCGCAGAGGGCGATCTTCCCGACGGCCAGCCCGGCGGCGCCGGCGGCTGCGCCGCTGACGCGACGGCCGGCTGTGGCGGCAGCACGTCCGGGGCCGACCCGGTGAACCTGTTCACCGGCCAGTTCGGGCTGGTCGCGCATGACCTGCATGTTGCGGACACGATCGCGCTGGATCTCGCGCGGGTCTATCGCAGCAGTACCTATGACGCATCCGGAAGTCCGGTGGCAGGCGTGTTCGGCGTGGGGACGACGTTTGCGTACGACAGCCATCTGGTGTTCAGCGCAGCGGATGACCGTGGTGTGCGGTCACGCGTCGAACTGTACCTGCCGAGCGGTGTGCGGGTGCCGTTCACCCCGCGCGCAGGCACCACGACGGCGTGGGACGACCTGACGAGCCCGGGCGAATACTATCGCGCGGGGATCAGTGGCGGCAGTGCGGGTATGACGCTTACGCTGCGCGACGGCCGGGTGCAGCAGTTCGCAATGGTCAACGGACTATACCGGTTAAGCCGCGTGCAGGACCGCAACGGCAATGCGGTCGTGATCGCCCGCGACAGCGCGAGCGGGGCGATCACCGGCATCACCAGCCCCAACGGCCGCAAGCTCACGTTCACGACGGTGGCCGGTGCGCGCGGCACACGGCTCGTCTCGCGCGTGACCGATCCGCTGAACCGCCAGGTCAGCTACACCTACGACAGCCAGGACCGCCTCACCCAGGTCACGGACGCAGGCGGCGGCGTGTGGAAATACGGCTGGGACAGCAAATCACGGCTGGTGAGCGTCACCGACCCCGAGGGCAATCTGCAGGTCGCCAGCACCTACGACGACAACGACCGCGTGGTTGCGCAAAAGCTCGCGGACGGCAGCACGTTCGGCCTCGCCTATACGGTCACGGGCGGCAACGTGACAAAGACCGAAGTGACGGACCGCCGCGGCAGCATTCGCCGTCTGGAGTTCGACGCGAACGGACGGGTGGTGCGCAACACCTATCCGGCTGGCCAGCCGGAGCAGCAGGTGCAGACTTTCACGTACGACGCGACCGGCCGCGTGACGAACCTCACGGCAGGAGATCGCCAGTACACCTATGGCTACGACGGGAACGGCAACCGCGTCAGTGAAGCCGACCAGTTCGGGACACTCATTCAACGCACCTTCGACAGTTACAGCCAGCTGCTCACCGATGCGCAGGCCGGCGACTGGCAGCGGGGCGTCGCCACGGTCTACACGTACGACACGAGGGGCAACCTGCTGACCATCACGGACCGCCTCGGCAACCGCACCACGCAGACGAACGACAGCCAGGGCCGCCCGCTGACGGTGACCGACGCGCTCAGGGGCGTGACGAAGTTCACGTATACCGGCGCGGATCTGACCAGCGTCACCGATCCGCTGAACCGCACCACGCAGTTCACGTCCGATGCCGTGGGTCGCGTGACGGCGGTGCAGGACCCGCTGGGCAACACGACCAAGCGCACGCTCGACGCGCTGGACCGCACGACTGAGCTCACCGATGCACTGAACGGCGTGACCCGTTTCACGTGGGATCGCAACGGCCACCTGCTCAGCCAGGCCGACCCAAAGGGCGTGACGACCCGTTACGCCTACAACGCGATCGGCCGGCCGGTGAGTAAAACCGACCCGCTGGGCCACAACGAGACGTATACGTGGAACAGCGCGGGGCAGCTGGCGAGCGTGACCGACCGCAGGGGCCAGTTGAGGGTGTACACGTATGACGCGGCGGGCCGCCTGCAGTCGACGTATTTCATGCCGGACGGCAATCCGAAGGCGAAGCCGGTTCGAAGTCTGGGATACAGCCGGGATGCCTTTGGCCGGCTGCAGGATACGAGCGATAGCGGCAATGACCGGGCACCCGGCGGTACGAGCGCTTACTACGACAGTGTCACCGGCAAACTCAGCCAGTGGTTCGATTCGTCAGCGAACCAGCAGGGGCGCGTCTGGTTCCGGTACGCGGCCGACAGCCGGGATCTGGCTCGCATCGAGATGAAGGATGCGGTGGTGACCTACAGCCGCGACGCCGGACACCGTGTCACGCAGATCCAGTACGAGGTGAACGGCGAGGCGCCGCGTACTTTCGGCTATACCTACGATGCACTCGGCCGACGCAGTCAGGCGACGCTCGCCAACGGCATGACGGCGATCTACACATGGGATGCCGCCAGCCAGTTGACGGGCATCACATACAAACGCGCCGACGGCAGCGTGCTGGGCGATCTGACGTACGGCTACGATCCGGGCGGCCGTCGCACGAAGGCGGGCGGGAGTCTCGCGAAGGTGGACCTGCCGCAGGCGGTGAACGACGCACAGTACAACGCGGCCAACCAGCTCACGCGCTGGTCGGGCAGGACGATGGCTTACGACCTGAACGGCAACCTGGCCAGCGATGGTGCGAACCAGTACAGCTGGAACCCGCAGGACCTGCTTGCCGGCATGACCGGCGGTGTCACGGCGAGCTTCAGCTATGACATCTTCGGGCGTCGCCGGGACCAGACGGTCAATGGTCGCCGGACGCAGTCGTTCTGGCTTGGCGACGAACTGGCCTTCACGATTGCAGACGGCGACTACGCGCACCGTGTGCGTCAGTTCTCGCCGTATCCGGAGAGCGGGCTGGATGAGCTGACGTACCGGCGTATCGGGGACGATGCGGGTCAGGACCGCTATGTCCTGCGCGATGGGAATAACAACGTGATCGCGCTGACGGATGCGAACCAGCAGAGCCAGACGCAGTACCGGTTTGAGCCGTACGGGAAGACGACGCCAACCGGGGTGGCCGATCCGAACGCGCAGCAGTACACGGGCCGGGAGAACGATGGGACGGGGCTGTATTACTACCGCAATAGGTACTACAGTCCGCAAACGGGCAGGTTCATCAGCGAGGATCCGATAGGCTGGGCCAGTGGGCAGACGAACGCGTATGCTTACGTCAACGGCAATCCGGTCTCCAATTCCGATCCCTACGGGCTGGCTCCGGGCGACAAATGGTACGGCTATAACGATCGAACATTCCAGCGGTGGGCGCATGGTGAGAAAGCTATTATGGGCCGAGCGCCCAACGAAAACTTCACCAAAGATGACATTCGAGATCTATGGGACCAGTGGCAACAGCTCGGCTGTCCTGTGCCTGGTAGTCGCTAA